In one Corallococcus sp. EGB genomic region, the following are encoded:
- a CDS encoding class I SAM-dependent methyltransferase, with protein MRQPILSVHGAASPVASEANRLVLVNPPGEDAVPSEEAFLEAREWLDALHARMQEGPDEVLHAGMTALHGGLIQRRRRWSPEVWKRFCLELARKHPLRPFLHQCPFTRHAFERPRGYAGDAALIDYLYMDHAADELHAGREIYRYMHGQPSARSVRERRELLARKMDETAERRPDGRVLSVACGHLREAESSRAVVERRLQELIAFDQDPVSLAEISRLHPEGVVRTVCGSVRSLLGGKVAFRDLDFAYSAGLYDYLTDSVAARLTALLFHMLRPGGRLLVANFAVHPPETGYMEAFMDWWLTYRDEDGMRRLLAETPLEQVDRVRLFRDSQDNVIYLEVTRR; from the coding sequence ATGCGCCAGCCCATCCTGTCGGTCCATGGCGCGGCTTCTCCGGTCGCGTCCGAAGCCAACCGCCTCGTCCTGGTGAATCCGCCCGGGGAGGATGCGGTCCCCTCGGAGGAGGCGTTCCTGGAGGCCCGGGAGTGGCTGGACGCCCTGCACGCCCGGATGCAGGAGGGGCCGGATGAGGTGCTGCACGCCGGCATGACGGCGCTGCACGGGGGGCTCATCCAGCGGCGGCGGCGCTGGAGCCCGGAGGTGTGGAAGCGCTTCTGCCTGGAGCTGGCGCGCAAGCACCCCCTGCGCCCCTTCCTGCACCAGTGTCCCTTCACCCGGCACGCCTTCGAGCGGCCGCGCGGCTACGCGGGCGACGCGGCCCTCATCGACTACCTCTACATGGACCACGCTGCGGACGAGCTGCACGCGGGGCGCGAAATCTACCGCTACATGCATGGGCAGCCCTCCGCGCGCAGCGTGCGCGAGCGCCGGGAGCTGCTGGCGCGGAAGATGGACGAGACGGCCGAGCGGCGGCCCGACGGGCGCGTGCTGTCGGTGGCGTGCGGGCACCTGCGGGAGGCCGAGTCGTCGCGCGCGGTGGTGGAGCGCCGGCTCCAGGAACTCATCGCGTTCGACCAGGACCCGGTGAGCCTGGCGGAGATTTCGCGCCTGCACCCGGAGGGCGTCGTGCGGACGGTGTGCGGCTCGGTCCGCTCGCTGCTCGGGGGCAAGGTGGCGTTCCGCGACCTGGACTTCGCGTACTCCGCCGGGCTGTACGACTACCTGACGGACTCCGTGGCCGCCCGGCTGACCGCGCTGCTCTTCCACATGCTGCGTCCGGGGGGGCGCCTGCTGGTGGCCAACTTCGCGGTGCATCCGCCGGAGACGGGCTACATGGAGGCCTTCATGGACTGGTGGCTCACCTACCGGGACGAGGACGGCATGCGCCGCCTCCTGGCGGAGACGCCGCTGGAGCAGGTGGACCGCGTGCGGCTGTTCCGCGACTCGCAGGACAACGTCATCTACCTGGAGGTCACGCGCCGGTAG
- a CDS encoding STAS/SEC14 domain-containing protein — MKIEIAHLPHDIIEIIYPSEVTPKDVSEYVEQLKKDITARGGAEWSALVDQSKLRKMPSEVVGEMARLNAYAQHNGMKRSARVVSDPGSGLQAWRMTKAAGLTIPAKTFETRSEALSWLEAPDAD; from the coding sequence ATGAAGATTGAAATCGCCCACCTGCCCCACGACATCATCGAGATCATCTACCCGTCGGAAGTGACGCCGAAGGATGTCTCCGAGTACGTCGAGCAACTGAAGAAGGACATCACCGCCCGCGGGGGCGCGGAGTGGTCCGCGCTGGTGGACCAGTCGAAGCTGCGGAAGATGCCCTCCGAGGTGGTGGGGGAGATGGCGCGGCTGAACGCCTACGCCCAGCACAACGGCATGAAGCGCTCCGCGCGCGTGGTCAGCGACCCCGGCAGCGGCCTGCAGGCGTGGCGCATGACCAAGGCCGCCGGCCTCACCATCCCGGCCAAGACCTTCGAGACGCGCTCGGAAGCGCTGTCCTGGCTCGAAGCCCCCGACGCCGACTGA
- a CDS encoding trypsin-like peptidase domain-containing protein: MSVSATTSRAKLLGSLFCTLTALACGPAPESGAPGEQPALTESSAPVVYGKDDRMDVYAHPDATLRDRARQSTVALLTPDFMDTTNPNNIIVDQTPLSEWEGLCSDQRFYNDPAPAFCSGTLIDDDLVLTAGHCVTNAAECADTRFVFKFYKTGDNTVETITSQDVFSCKSIVVRKETASSVDYAILRLDRPATPRFTPAPVRAGNTALTVGQNVAVIGSGSGIPFKIDSGGSVRTANASAKDYFVATTDTFAGNSGSGVYETGTYTVAGILVRGDEDYVPRAGANCNEVNVCSETGCGGEEITYVANAITAFCAANTSQRLCNTTPPPPTKFDFTATNTASATRNTVNGTVTLAAGQKLTVGTCGVTGAALTSGDSYLRLRGPSGTEVAFNDDGCATGYGSKITFTATVAGAYEVRAGCYQNGSCAGTVAWEMGQASAATQGSFNFNVSNTANATTGTANGYVTLAAGQTLSFGSCGVAGASGTGDTVVRLFNAAGQQVTFNDDACGSLSRAAYTVPASAGGTYQIRVGCFGNEACSGTVAWTIQ; the protein is encoded by the coding sequence ATGTCCGTGTCCGCCACCACCTCCCGGGCGAAGCTGCTCGGTTCCCTGTTCTGTACCCTCACCGCGCTGGCCTGCGGGCCGGCCCCCGAGTCGGGCGCGCCCGGAGAGCAGCCCGCGCTGACCGAGTCCAGCGCGCCGGTCGTCTACGGCAAGGACGACCGCATGGACGTCTACGCGCACCCGGACGCGACCCTGCGGGACCGGGCCCGGCAGTCCACCGTGGCGCTGCTGACGCCGGACTTCATGGACACCACGAACCCGAACAACATCATCGTGGACCAGACGCCGCTGTCCGAGTGGGAGGGGCTGTGCAGCGACCAGCGCTTCTACAACGACCCGGCGCCGGCCTTCTGCTCAGGCACGCTCATCGACGATGACCTGGTGCTCACCGCGGGCCACTGCGTGACGAACGCGGCGGAGTGCGCGGACACGCGCTTCGTCTTCAAGTTCTACAAGACGGGCGACAACACGGTGGAGACCATCACCAGCCAGGACGTCTTCTCCTGCAAGAGCATCGTGGTGCGCAAGGAGACGGCGTCCAGCGTGGACTACGCCATCCTGCGGCTGGACCGCCCGGCGACGCCGCGCTTCACCCCCGCCCCGGTGCGCGCGGGCAACACCGCGCTGACGGTGGGCCAGAACGTGGCCGTCATCGGCAGCGGCAGCGGCATCCCGTTCAAGATCGACTCGGGCGGCTCCGTGCGCACGGCCAACGCCAGCGCCAAGGACTACTTCGTCGCCACCACGGACACCTTCGCGGGCAACTCCGGCTCCGGCGTGTACGAGACGGGCACCTACACCGTGGCGGGCATCCTGGTGCGCGGCGACGAGGACTACGTGCCGCGCGCGGGCGCGAACTGCAACGAGGTCAACGTGTGCAGCGAGACGGGCTGCGGCGGCGAGGAGATCACCTACGTGGCCAACGCCATCACGGCGTTCTGCGCGGCCAACACCAGCCAGCGGCTGTGCAACACCACGCCGCCCCCGCCGACGAAGTTCGACTTCACCGCGACCAACACCGCCAGCGCCACGCGCAACACCGTCAACGGCACGGTGACGCTCGCGGCCGGCCAGAAGCTCACCGTGGGCACCTGCGGCGTCACCGGCGCGGCCCTCACCAGCGGCGACTCCTACCTGCGCCTGCGCGGCCCGTCCGGCACGGAGGTCGCCTTCAACGACGACGGCTGCGCCACCGGCTACGGCTCGAAGATCACCTTCACCGCCACCGTCGCGGGCGCCTATGAGGTCCGCGCCGGCTGCTACCAGAACGGCAGCTGCGCCGGCACGGTGGCCTGGGAGATGGGCCAGGCCAGCGCGGCCACCCAGGGCTCGTTCAACTTCAACGTGAGCAACACCGCCAACGCCACGACGGGCACGGCGAACGGCTACGTGACGCTCGCGGCCGGCCAGACGCTGTCCTTCGGCAGCTGCGGCGTGGCGGGCGCGTCCGGCACGGGTGACACGGTGGTGCGCCTGTTCAACGCCGCCGGCCAGCAGGTGACGTTCAACGACGACGCGTGCGGCTCGCTGTCCCGCGCGGCCTACACCGTGCCGGCGAGCGCGGGCGGCACGTACCAGATCCGCGTGGGCTGCTTCGGCAACGAGGCGTGCAGCGGCACGGTGGCCTGGACCATCCAGTAG
- the serA gene encoding phosphoglycerate dehydrogenase, whose protein sequence is MSTPRFPPSPRRPVNNEGPMRVLLLENIHASAHEMLKAEGFEVERLSSALKPEELAERLKGVHLLGIRSKTTVPEESLKYAHDLLAIGAFCIGTNQIDLLASSVHGVPVFNAPFSNTRSVAEMVLAEVVVLTRQLFDRSREVHAGQWRKVATGSHEVRGKTLGIIGYGHIGSQLGVLAEALGMRVLYFDVMTKLPLGNSRSVATLNALLAESDFVTLHVPALASTHLMIGAEQLAAMKPGACLINASRGTVVDIPALAQALRSKHLGGAAVDVYPEEPEGNSDGFVTELQGLPNVVLTPHIGGSTEEAQASIGKEVSTSLLKFVKGGATTGAVNFPNVEAPINPGTHRIINVHRNTPGVLRDINRIVSDLNANIHAQVLSTDANVGYLVMDLDQDVSRQVCEAIAGLETDIKTRIVS, encoded by the coding sequence ATGAGCACACCCCGCTTCCCGCCGTCGCCCCGCCGCCCCGTGAACAACGAGGGCCCGATGCGAGTCCTGCTGCTGGAGAACATCCACGCCTCGGCCCACGAGATGCTGAAGGCGGAGGGCTTCGAGGTGGAGCGGCTGTCCTCCGCGCTCAAGCCGGAGGAGCTGGCGGAGCGGCTCAAGGGCGTGCACCTCTTGGGCATCCGCAGCAAGACGACGGTGCCGGAGGAGTCGCTGAAGTACGCGCACGACCTCCTGGCGATTGGCGCCTTCTGCATCGGCACCAACCAGATTGACCTGCTCGCCTCCAGCGTGCACGGCGTGCCGGTGTTCAACGCGCCGTTCAGCAACACGCGCAGCGTGGCGGAGATGGTGCTGGCGGAGGTGGTGGTGCTGACGCGCCAGCTCTTCGACCGCAGCCGCGAGGTGCACGCGGGGCAGTGGCGCAAGGTGGCCACGGGCAGCCACGAGGTGCGCGGCAAGACGCTGGGCATCATCGGCTACGGGCACATCGGCTCGCAGCTGGGCGTGCTGGCGGAGGCGCTCGGCATGCGCGTCCTCTACTTCGACGTGATGACGAAGCTGCCCTTGGGCAACTCGCGGTCGGTGGCCACGCTGAACGCGCTGCTGGCGGAGTCGGACTTCGTGACGCTGCACGTGCCGGCGCTGGCCTCCACGCACCTGATGATTGGCGCGGAGCAGCTGGCGGCGATGAAGCCGGGCGCGTGCCTCATCAACGCGAGCCGCGGCACGGTGGTGGACATCCCGGCGCTGGCGCAGGCGCTGCGCTCCAAGCACCTGGGCGGCGCGGCGGTGGACGTGTACCCGGAGGAGCCGGAGGGCAACTCGGACGGCTTCGTGACGGAGCTGCAGGGGCTGCCCAACGTGGTGCTCACGCCGCACATCGGCGGCTCCACGGAGGAGGCGCAGGCGTCCATCGGCAAGGAGGTGTCCACGTCGCTGCTGAAGTTCGTGAAGGGCGGCGCGACGACGGGCGCGGTGAACTTCCCCAACGTGGAGGCGCCCATCAACCCGGGCACCCACCGCATCATCAACGTTCACCGCAACACGCCGGGCGTGCTGCGTGACATCAACCGCATCGTGTCCGACCTGAACGCCAACATCCACGCGCAGGTGCTCAGCACGGACGCCAACGTGGGCTACCTGGTGATGGACCTGGACCAGGACGTGTCCCGCCAGGTGTGCGAGGCCATCGCCGGCCTGGAGACGGACATCAAGACGCGCATCGTGTCCTGA
- a CDS encoding FAD-binding oxidoreductase — protein MSTAALPADFLRAIAESFPADFLTREPAELQEYGRDWTRVYAPAPGAVVFPRTTDEVARFVALCHQHRVAVVPSGGRTGLAGGAVALHGEVVLSLKRMTRMEPVDLLGNTVRVQAGAVTEAVHQHCAPHGLTWPVDFASKGSSTVGGNIATNAGGVKVIRYGLTRQWVLGLQVVTAQGQVLELNGALEKNNTGADLRQLFIGSEGTLGIITEATLKLTRLPGKQDVFLFAVPDVAAVLRLFRDARQAPLVLSAYEFFTDRCLARVQRHRKLRSPFEAPSGCYVLLESEGGDPAAVEAWLGSLFERGLVTDGTQAQGAAQAQGLWALRESISESLSATGVLHKNDISLPVANLEAFCSELDAVFASRYPGWEICLFGHIGDGNLHVNVMKPDGVERSDFFAHAKQSDHAMFDLVRKHGGSISAEHGIGLLKKDYLDYTRAPGELELLRTLKRALDPAGILNPGKILDA, from the coding sequence ATGTCCACCGCCGCGCTGCCCGCCGACTTCCTCCGCGCCATCGCCGAGTCCTTCCCCGCCGACTTCCTCACCCGGGAGCCCGCGGAGCTCCAGGAGTACGGCCGCGACTGGACGCGCGTGTACGCCCCGGCGCCGGGCGCGGTCGTCTTTCCGCGCACCACGGACGAGGTGGCCCGCTTCGTCGCGCTCTGCCACCAGCACCGCGTCGCGGTCGTGCCCTCCGGCGGGCGCACGGGCCTGGCGGGCGGGGCGGTGGCCCTGCACGGCGAGGTGGTGCTGTCCCTCAAGCGGATGACCCGCATGGAGCCCGTGGACCTGTTGGGCAACACCGTGCGCGTGCAGGCCGGCGCGGTGACGGAGGCCGTGCACCAGCACTGCGCGCCGCACGGGCTCACCTGGCCGGTGGACTTCGCGTCCAAGGGCAGCAGCACCGTGGGCGGCAACATCGCCACCAACGCGGGCGGCGTGAAGGTCATCCGCTACGGCCTCACCCGGCAGTGGGTGCTGGGCCTCCAGGTGGTGACGGCGCAGGGGCAGGTGCTGGAGCTCAACGGCGCGCTGGAGAAGAACAACACCGGCGCGGACCTGCGCCAGCTCTTCATCGGCAGCGAGGGCACGCTGGGCATCATCACGGAGGCCACGCTCAAGCTGACGCGGCTGCCGGGCAAGCAGGACGTCTTCCTCTTCGCGGTGCCGGACGTGGCCGCCGTGCTGCGGCTGTTCCGCGACGCGCGCCAGGCGCCCCTGGTGCTGTCCGCCTACGAGTTCTTCACCGACAGGTGCCTGGCCCGCGTGCAGCGCCACCGCAAGCTGCGCTCGCCCTTCGAGGCCCCCAGCGGCTGCTACGTCCTCCTGGAGTCCGAGGGAGGTGACCCGGCGGCGGTGGAGGCGTGGCTCGGCTCCCTCTTCGAGCGCGGGCTCGTCACCGACGGCACCCAGGCGCAGGGCGCGGCGCAGGCGCAGGGGCTGTGGGCGCTGCGCGAGTCCATCAGCGAGAGCCTCTCCGCCACGGGCGTGCTGCACAAGAACGACATCTCGCTGCCGGTGGCGAACCTGGAGGCGTTCTGCTCGGAGCTGGATGCCGTGTTCGCCAGCCGCTACCCGGGCTGGGAGATCTGCCTCTTCGGCCACATCGGCGACGGCAACCTGCACGTCAACGTGATGAAGCCGGATGGGGTGGAGCGCTCGGACTTCTTCGCCCACGCGAAGCAGTCCGACCACGCCATGTTCGACCTCGTGCGCAAGCACGGCGGCAGCATCTCCGCCGAGCACGGCATCGGCCTGCTCAAGAAGGACTACCTGGACTACACGCGCGCGCCCGGCGAGCTGGAGCTCCTGCGCACCCTCAAGCGCGCCCTGGACCCCGCCGGCATCTTGAACCCGGGGAAGATATTGGACGCCTGA
- a CDS encoding alpha/beta fold hydrolase: MTSEETKTGRISGTYLTTRDGTQLYFKDWGPRDGQPVVFSHGWPLTSDAFEDQMLFLSERGYRTIAHDRRGHGRSSQPWAGHDMDTYADDLAELTSALGLRKAVHVGHSTGGGEVARYIGRQGTARVAKAVLIGAVPPIMIKTDWHPNGLPMKVFDDIRAGVRGDRSSFFKELSLAFYGFNRPGAKVSEGLRESFRLQGLMGSLKAEYDCVKAFSETDFRADLARIDVPTLVMHGDDDQIVPIDGAGRLSATLVKGAKLQVYPGFSHGMCSVNKDVINEALLSFLKA, translated from the coding sequence ATGACCAGCGAAGAGACGAAGACAGGCCGGATTTCCGGCACCTACCTCACCACGCGCGACGGCACGCAGCTGTACTTCAAGGACTGGGGCCCCAGGGACGGACAGCCCGTCGTCTTCTCGCACGGCTGGCCGCTCACGTCCGACGCGTTCGAGGACCAGATGCTGTTCCTGTCCGAGCGGGGCTACCGCACCATCGCGCATGATCGCCGGGGGCACGGGCGGTCCTCCCAGCCGTGGGCGGGCCACGACATGGACACGTACGCGGACGACCTGGCGGAGCTCACCTCCGCGCTGGGGCTGCGCAAGGCCGTCCACGTGGGCCACTCCACCGGCGGCGGCGAGGTGGCGCGCTACATCGGGCGCCAGGGCACCGCGCGCGTGGCGAAGGCGGTGCTCATCGGCGCGGTGCCGCCCATCATGATCAAGACGGACTGGCACCCCAACGGCCTGCCCATGAAGGTCTTCGACGACATCCGCGCGGGCGTGCGCGGCGACCGCTCCAGCTTCTTCAAGGAGCTGAGCCTGGCGTTCTACGGCTTCAACCGGCCCGGCGCGAAGGTGTCGGAGGGCCTGCGCGAGAGCTTCCGCCTCCAGGGCCTGATGGGGAGCCTCAAGGCCGAATACGACTGCGTCAAGGCCTTCTCCGAGACGGACTTCCGCGCGGACCTGGCCCGCATCGACGTGCCCACGCTGGTGATGCACGGCGATGACGATCAGATCGTCCCCATTGACGGGGCGGGGCGCCTCAGCGCCACGCTCGTGAAGGGCGCGAAGCTCCAGGTCTACCCGGGCTTCAGCCACGGTATGTGCTCCGTCAACAAGGACGTCATCAACGAAGCACTGCTCTCCTTCCTCAAGGCATAG
- a CDS encoding siderophore-interacting protein, whose protein sequence is MTVAVVANESEKQTFVTKASWQPTWIVRGEPGPGDGALLRKALAAFTPPAGDGFVWIAGEAEWVRDLRTCVIEERQHPAEWVKAASYWHRDGGPGHEGPRH, encoded by the coding sequence ATGACCGTGGCCGTCGTCGCGAACGAGTCCGAGAAGCAGACCTTCGTCACGAAGGCCTCCTGGCAGCCGACCTGGATCGTGCGCGGCGAGCCGGGGCCGGGCGACGGCGCGCTGCTGCGCAAGGCGCTCGCCGCGTTCACGCCTCCGGCGGGAGATGGCTTCGTGTGGATCGCGGGCGAAGCGGAGTGGGTGCGCGACCTGCGGACCTGCGTCATCGAGGAGCGACAGCACCCGGCGGAATGGGTCAAGGCCGCGTCCTACTGGCACCGCGACGGAGGGCCCGGGCACGAGGGCCCTCGTCACTGA
- a CDS encoding siderophore-interacting protein: protein MNPQDLHQIVRVRHELRRRKLVVRGVESVTPRMRRIHFASPDLADFHSPSPDDHIKLFFPRAGDQVMRDFTPRAHDNRGQTLTIDFALHGSGPATEWAANAKVGATLEIGGPKGSQLVPDDFDWYLLMGDESARPPRGAAAPGACP from the coding sequence ATGAACCCCCAGGACCTGCATCAAATCGTTCGCGTGCGCCACGAGCTGCGGCGGCGCAAGCTGGTGGTCCGCGGCGTGGAGTCCGTGACGCCCCGCATGCGGCGCATCCACTTCGCGTCGCCGGACCTCGCGGACTTCCACAGCCCGTCGCCGGATGACCACATCAAGCTGTTCTTCCCGAGGGCGGGCGACCAGGTGATGCGCGACTTCACGCCGCGCGCCCATGACAACCGCGGCCAGACGCTGACCATCGACTTCGCGCTGCATGGCTCCGGTCCCGCGACGGAGTGGGCCGCAAACGCGAAGGTCGGCGCCACGCTGGAGATCGGCGGACCGAAGGGCTCGCAGCTCGTGCCCGATGACTTCGACTGGTATCTGCTGATGGGAGACGAGAGCGCTCGGCCGCCGCGTGGAGCTGCTGCGCCCGGGGCGTGCCCGTGA
- a CDS encoding helix-turn-helix transcriptional regulator: MYPTLTLLKDMGLVREPETTDTQRKLFAITEQGKALLAENVNGVEGLLRRLGEAGEIRERTDAAPVRRAMQNLKSVLFDTLSPGVDKKVVLDVAALNDEAAQKIERLRS, from the coding sequence ATCTACCCCACGCTCACCCTGCTCAAGGACATGGGGCTGGTGCGCGAACCCGAAACGACGGACACGCAGCGCAAGCTCTTCGCCATCACCGAGCAGGGCAAGGCGCTGCTCGCGGAGAACGTGAACGGCGTGGAAGGGCTGCTGCGACGGCTCGGAGAGGCCGGTGAGATTCGCGAGCGCACGGACGCGGCTCCCGTCCGGCGCGCCATGCAGAACCTGAAGAGCGTGCTGTTCGACACGCTGTCGCCCGGCGTCGACAAGAAGGTCGTGCTCGACGTGGCGGCGTTGAACGACGAGGCCGCGCAGAAGATCGAGAGGCTCCGCTCATGA
- a CDS encoding carboxypeptidase-like regulatory domain-containing protein: MIDEVDLRMKAWVGRIATDAPVHLGVPDRESLERGVCLYLLELGPAPLSRAGKRGALQFTVCYLVTVGAETPERAHRLLGDLLFAAMSDKELEVDLSPVPVALWAGLRAVPRPAFRLRVPVRKEQPLAEVRCLSLVDGASPPAPLLGRVVGPGDEPIRGAWVALPALQLSTRTDAQGHFHFPRLPQGESLGRLEVRAEGELVSMESEALATGTSPLIIRMPVKEA, from the coding sequence ATGATCGACGAAGTCGATCTGCGCATGAAGGCGTGGGTGGGACGCATTGCCACGGATGCGCCGGTGCACCTGGGCGTGCCCGACCGCGAGTCCCTGGAACGGGGCGTCTGTCTTTACCTCCTGGAGCTGGGGCCCGCGCCCCTGAGCCGGGCGGGGAAGCGGGGCGCGCTGCAGTTCACCGTCTGCTACCTGGTGACGGTGGGCGCGGAGACGCCCGAGCGCGCGCACCGGCTGCTGGGGGACCTGCTCTTCGCGGCCATGAGTGACAAGGAATTGGAGGTGGACCTGAGCCCGGTGCCGGTGGCGCTGTGGGCGGGCTTGCGCGCGGTGCCGCGCCCCGCGTTCCGCCTGCGGGTACCTGTGCGCAAGGAGCAACCCCTGGCGGAGGTGCGGTGTCTGTCTTTGGTGGACGGAGCGTCCCCACCGGCTCCCCTGCTGGGGCGGGTGGTGGGGCCGGGTGACGAGCCCATCCGGGGCGCGTGGGTGGCGCTGCCCGCGCTTCAGTTGAGCACTCGTACGGATGCGCAGGGGCACTTCCACTTTCCCCGCCTGCCGCAGGGCGAGTCGCTGGGCCGGCTGGAGGTGCGCGCGGAAGGGGAGCTGGTGTCGATGGAGTCGGAGGCGCTGGCCACCGGGACGTCGCCGTTGATCATCCGGATGCCGGTGAAGGAGGCGTGA
- a CDS encoding lytic transglycosylase domain-containing protein yields MGRKRAAGGIEIPGWAWLVPCALVPVVLLNLGVAWLGGTQVSPLSFSFLPTKARALGAYVAHRPACVLDEHPPLEPLITEAERRHGIPTGLLQALIQVESETRVHRISPAGAMGPGQLMPDTAEMMRVEDPFDPAPSVDASGRYLAEQLRRFRDVRLAVAAYNAGPGSVNGHVPHNGETEFYVAKVLAAYEHTRPKAPAVAKRPVIPEAPVKTAATVKTPVAQAHAKAPAMKASTTTQVSAKASTAQAARKARPPDASTKQPSAPKVTAPVKPAARPAMSAKPPARVASATR; encoded by the coding sequence GTGGGACGCAAGCGGGCCGCGGGCGGCATCGAGATTCCGGGATGGGCGTGGCTGGTGCCGTGCGCGCTGGTGCCCGTGGTGCTGCTCAACCTGGGCGTGGCCTGGCTGGGCGGGACGCAGGTGTCGCCCCTGTCCTTCTCCTTCCTCCCGACGAAGGCCCGCGCCCTGGGGGCCTACGTGGCGCACCGGCCCGCGTGCGTCCTGGACGAGCACCCACCGCTGGAGCCGCTCATCACGGAAGCGGAGCGCCGGCACGGGATTCCGACGGGGCTCTTGCAGGCGCTCATCCAGGTGGAGTCGGAGACGCGGGTGCACCGCATCTCGCCGGCGGGAGCCATGGGGCCCGGGCAGCTCATGCCGGACACGGCGGAGATGATGCGGGTGGAGGACCCCTTCGACCCGGCGCCGTCCGTCGACGCGAGCGGGCGCTACCTGGCCGAACAGCTGCGGAGGTTCCGGGACGTGCGGCTCGCGGTGGCCGCGTACAACGCGGGGCCGGGGTCGGTGAACGGGCACGTGCCGCACAACGGGGAGACGGAGTTCTACGTGGCCAAGGTGCTCGCGGCCTATGAGCATACGAGGCCGAAGGCGCCAGCCGTGGCGAAGCGCCCGGTCATCCCCGAGGCGCCGGTCAAGACCGCCGCCACCGTGAAGACTCCTGTCGCGCAGGCCCACGCGAAGGCGCCCGCGATGAAGGCATCCACCACCACGCAGGTGAGCGCGAAGGCGTCCACCGCGCAGGCCGCGAGGAAGGCCCGTCCGCCCGATGCATCCACGAAGCAGCCATCTGCCCCGAAGGTGACGGCCCCCGTGAAGCCCGCGGCCCGTCCGGCCATGAGCGCCAAGCCTCCCGCGAGGGTCGCATCGGCGACGCGCTGA
- a CDS encoding glucosamine-6-phosphate deaminase: MNLRVFPTEQEAASSCAARIAEVVRHNPKQVLGLVTGRSPLNVYRSLVELAARGALDLSRVTTFNMDEFLGLPPEDAGSFRAYMDRHLFRHVNLSTERIHFFDGCAPDAEAECARYDAALAAAGGLDLLLLGVGPNGHIAFNEPGEVLTAASHRARLSRETRLSHVMAFGDDPSKVPMAALTLGMAAVLQARKVVVLAFGVNKAAAVTAMVHGPLTPRCPASFLQLHRDVELWLDTGAASGLPARTLEAARIRDPEVRLHG; encoded by the coding sequence ATGAACCTACGGGTGTTCCCGACGGAGCAGGAGGCGGCCTCCTCCTGCGCGGCGCGCATCGCCGAGGTGGTGCGGCACAACCCGAAGCAGGTGCTGGGGCTCGTCACGGGGCGTTCGCCGCTCAACGTGTACCGGAGTCTCGTGGAGCTGGCGGCCCGGGGGGCGCTGGACCTGTCTCGGGTGACGACGTTCAACATGGACGAGTTCCTGGGACTGCCGCCGGAGGACGCGGGCAGCTTCCGCGCGTACATGGACCGGCACCTGTTCCGTCATGTGAATTTGTCAACGGAGCGGATCCACTTCTTCGACGGGTGCGCGCCGGACGCGGAGGCGGAATGCGCGCGCTATGACGCGGCGCTCGCGGCGGCCGGAGGGCTGGACCTGCTGCTGCTGGGCGTGGGGCCCAACGGGCACATCGCCTTCAATGAGCCCGGCGAGGTGCTGACGGCGGCGAGCCACCGCGCGCGCCTGTCGCGGGAGACGCGGCTGTCGCACGTGATGGCGTTCGGGGATGATCCGTCGAAGGTGCCCATGGCGGCGCTGACGCTGGGCATGGCGGCGGTGCTCCAGGCGCGCAAGGTGGTGGTGCTGGCGTTCGGCGTGAACAAGGCCGCGGCGGTGACGGCGATGGTGCACGGCCCGCTGACGCCCCGCTGTCCCGCCTCGTTCCTGCAGCTCCACCGCGACGTGGAGCTGTGGCTGGACACGGGCGCCGCCAGCGGCCTGCCAGCGCGAACGCTGGAGGCAGCCCGGATCCGCGACCCTGAAGTCCGTCTCCACGGATGA